From Pseudobacteriovorax antillogorgiicola:
TTGGAACTTTTTCGGTAACAACAATCGCATCATTGATTACAAGTACAATGACCTCTTCGATAGTGATATCGAACGCTTCTTTCAGCTTCAAGGCTTGGCACTTGAAGGTACCATTGAGCCTGAGGATCTTCGTTGGCTTCAGGAGAAGGCACAGAATCGAGATTTTGTGGCAAGGCTCAATAAGTTCGGAGCCTATGTTCACGGGACGCATGTAGCGTCTATAGCAGCAGGCTCAAATGAAGATGCGCGGATTCTTACCATTAGGTTGCTGCCTGTTGACAATCCTCTTCAACAGCTAGAAAAGGATGTAGTACGAGCTTTGGAAGAGGGTAAATCTCTCAACTTTATATTAAAGGAAATCATAAAAGGAGGCCTATATCTTCTCGCGAAAGCCCAAGGGCAAGCCTTTGCTTCAGTGGGAAGCTATATCCATGGCCACAATTCAGATGTCGCCAATGCATCTCTAGGAACTGGCGTAATGCAAGCTAAGCTTATCATTGAACCGATTGTCCGCTTAGCGATGGGAGGAAATACGCCTGACCCAAAATCTGTGGAAGATCTTGCAATCTTTTTCGTGAATCGTACCGTGGCTGAGCAACGTATACTGGTTGAAGAAGCGCCGAATACCCTATTTGTTTTTGCTGCGGGCAATGATGGAACCAACAACGATCAATTTCCTGTGTCACCAGCAAATATCAGTGCAGAGAATAGTATTACTGTAGGAGCGACGTTTGGATTACAAGCCTTGGCACCGTTCTCTAACTACGGCCAAGCGGTACATGTGCTTGCACCGGGAGTTGCGATTCGATCAGCGATTCCCAATGACCTCTATCTGAAACTCAGTGGAACAAGCCAAGCAGCACCCTATGTTGCTGGCTTAGCTGCTGAGCTTAAAGACATCAATCCCGCTCTGCGCCCCGTGGATCTCAAAAAGATCATCATGGCAACCGTGGACCAGCGGGACGAATTCCAAGATAAAGTCTCGTCCTCGGGAATTGTCAATCGTGATAGGGCCATCGTAGCAGCAGAGAAAAGCTCTGCTATGCCTATTGCACAGGCGATTGACGAGGCAAGACTAGAAGTTAAGGATCAAGTTTCTGTTAGGAAATGGCAGGTAAGCTTACCGGAAAACTTTCCAATGATAGGAATTCAATAACCTGTACATGGTTGACTCAGTAAATTTTCTGAGTCAACCTTACTAAATAATAAGAAGCCTAGCCCATTTCTCTCGTGTTTGATAAGGTCTCCATTCAATTTTCTGCTCCCAAGCGCCGATGCATCCTGTCGTGGCCAAGAGGCCATAAGTATTATATGGAGGAATAGTATGCTTCGATTGCTACTGGTGATGTCTCTGATTCTTGCAACTCACCTTGCTTCCAGCCAAGAAATTATGGCGTTTCGAGACATTGTTAGGCTAGAGCTTCGCGATGACGGTTTCTACAATCTCATTTGTATTGATGGCCAAATAGAGATTGGTAAGACGTATGATGACATTATTCAGGATAGGGTTTGTAACCAGGTCGTGAGTGACGATCCTAGCCAGAAGCTCGACATCCTTCTAGTGATAGATGATAGTGCTTCAATGGTTGCATATCAAAGGGATTTATCAACGGCATGGCGGGCAGCTCTTCCTGAGCTGACAGATCGGTTTGACTGGCAGATTGCAGTTGTAACCACGTCTAGTCCTTGCCTTGTGAGAACTCTTGGCAATCAGTTGACTCTAACCAGAGATCAATACAGGGTGAACTCTGAACAAGTCGCTACTAATCTAGAAGCGATGATCAAGGTGGGCGATCAGGGTAATTCTATAGAGCGTGGCATCGAGTCTTTAACAAAGGGACTGTTTGGGCAATGCTCCCAGGGGATTACCCCATGGTTGCGGGATGATGCTGAGGTCGCAGCCCTTTTGCTAACAGACGAGAAAAACTGTGGTTCAGCAGTTCAAGAAAGCTGCCAGGGGCAAGGGTTTCAGTCTGCGGACGACTACTTTAATCAGGTTTTTTTTGAAACCACTGTCTTTGCTCTACTACTCCTTGAAGATCCCCCTTGGTCTGCACCGAAGCGTTGTGCTTCATCGGGCTACTATCAGGAGCCACCCAACCCAGCTAGCTATTTATCCCTAGTAAATGGTACGGGAGGCATGGTTTCAGATATTTGCCAAGAAAACTACCATATGTTTCTTGGGGAGGTCTTGGACCATCTCTCCAGATGACGGTAGCATCTCATGGTAGCGAAAGGGCACGAGCTGTTCAGCTCGTGCAATGAGACTTATTGTTGATTTAGATCAACACCTGTGACGTGGTATAGCCAGAAGCTCTCACCTGATTCGTATAGACTCATGTCGATATTCTTTTGTTTTAGATCTATGGTGAGGGATAGGTTGCGGTCCTCGTCCACAAGCTCAAGCTGTGAACCACCTCTATAAAATCTCTCAAACTTGAAAATAACAGCTCCATGAGGGTCTCGTTCAATCCAAGTAATAGTGCCTTCACTATCTACGGTGGGTTCAAAGCGGCCACCACCGCTATGCCGAATCGCTGAGATCTTCCAAAGCTGGTAGTCTAGGTCCTTATCGGCTGTTGTAAAACGAGTGATATCATCGTCCCAAGGCTTCGTGGTGTAGGCGATGGTCTTAGAGTCAAGATGCATGGTAACTTGCAGATCGGGGCGAGATTTAGATTGCAAAATGATAGCGTTGGGAAAACGTTCGATCTCGCGGTACCTATCGATGACATCGCCAATAAGGCCTTTTTCTACCCAAGAGAGGCCGCCCGATGCTTCCATGTCGACCACTTCGAATCGCCCTCGCTCATTGTATGTGACACTATTAATAAGCCATGGGTTGTAAAGACATCGATATCCCATATTAGCAATGGGGTAGGTCTTGGACACCAGTTCTCCAGAAAAGGAAATCGTGCCATGATCAAGATCGAGCTCTACAGCTTGATCGTACTTATAAGCCTCTAGCTGGATTAGATTGCCTTGTCGCTGCAGCTCATAGAAATTTATCTTTCCCAAAGCTGGGTCAAGAACTGCCTGCCATGAATCTAAATAGGTTCGCTCCAAGCGCGATTGGCTGTAAAATACGCGACCTTCGTAGCATTCAGGGCCAAAGCCACCGGGGAAGGCAGAAGCTGTTAGACCGACGAAGGCTGCCGTTAGAGTGGACATGATTGATAAGGCTCGTATGATCTTCATGGAATGTTTCCTCATATTGAAAGTTAGTGGTCATAATGGCTTGATTGCCGAAGACTAGACGGACCATATCGCTTCCACAGCTTTCTAAACAGCATAACTAGCTAGATGCTGACTGAACGGGAATGAGAAGAAACCAGGCGAATTATTGCTGTCAGGGTTGGGGAGATGTTCCACTCCAGAGTTGGATAAACTACATCCTACACCTTGCGGCAAACCACGGACTTACTTTATTTTTGCAGCGATCGGTGTTGCATTTAGCACTAAATATCCATCAGAAGGCCCTTTTTCGTAGGGTTTTTATTGGTTTATCGACATTCGATAAAAAGAGCTCAATTTATTATTTCTTCAGTCTACGCTACTCTAGGGTTGCAATACCACATAAGGAGAAGTCACATGAAAAGGCGTTTGTATCTTCGGGCAAAGAGTGGCGCGTTTAGCCTTATCTCAGCTAGTCTTTTGCTAGCTTGTGGCAAAAACAGTTCTGACGTGATGACGTTAAAGGTGTCGAATGGTGTGGAGATTGATCACTCCGAATATCCAAGTGTTGTTTTGTTGCGAGTCAATGGTCGTGACTTTTGCACAGGAACCTTTGTGAATGACTCACAATTGATTACAGCAGCAAGTTGCGTTTTCGATACCAGGGTCTCGAATCCGAATATTCAGATTGTCGAGCCTCGTGTGGTTGATGGTCAGCTATCGTTTTATCCAAGGGCCCAGGCTGAAGAGCTTGTTTTGAATCCAAATTACTCCCGATGGCAGAGTCGTGGTGTGAACGGTCAAGATATTGGTATCATCAAGTTTCCAGCATACACGGCTCCAGGAGTGAGGAGCCTCGCATCACTGGCGCCTAGTATTGCACAGGAAGTTGCAGTGGTCGGCTATAGCCTTCTCCAGGCGAAAGGTGATCCCATGGAAGATGAGCCCGGGCTAACACAGCTTCAAAAGCAATTTGCTCAGGATTACGTTGCTAGTAAGTTGGATGGGATGCTGGTAGCCGAAAGCAACCTAGGCTCTGGCGATACTCGATCTCTCAATGAAAGTATGACAGCACTAGATATTTTTCCAGGCAAGCCTCTTTTTGTGCGAGGGCAGCTCGCTGGTATCACGTCTGGCTTGAGCTACGGGCGAAACGCAGAAGATGAAGTGATTCAATATCAAAAGTTTGTTGATATCAATTCGATGGAAAGTCA
This genomic window contains:
- a CDS encoding VWA domain-containing protein — its product is MLRLLLVMSLILATHLASSQEIMAFRDIVRLELRDDGFYNLICIDGQIEIGKTYDDIIQDRVCNQVVSDDPSQKLDILLVIDDSASMVAYQRDLSTAWRAALPELTDRFDWQIAVVTTSSPCLVRTLGNQLTLTRDQYRVNSEQVATNLEAMIKVGDQGNSIERGIESLTKGLFGQCSQGITPWLRDDAEVAALLLTDEKNCGSAVQESCQGQGFQSADDYFNQVFFETTVFALLLLEDPPWSAPKRCASSGYYQEPPNPASYLSLVNGTGGMVSDICQENYHMFLGEVLDHLSR
- a CDS encoding S8 family serine peptidase encodes the protein MKLLSLVASCAMVSSVATASTIAIVDSGVDYQHEFLQGRIWENPVDNTVNRRDEDNNGYRDDIWGWNFFGNNNRIIDYKYNDLFDSDIERFFQLQGLALEGTIEPEDLRWLQEKAQNRDFVARLNKFGAYVHGTHVASIAAGSNEDARILTIRLLPVDNPLQQLEKDVVRALEEGKSLNFILKEIIKGGLYLLAKAQGQAFASVGSYIHGHNSDVANASLGTGVMQAKLIIEPIVRLAMGGNTPDPKSVEDLAIFFVNRTVAEQRILVEEAPNTLFVFAAGNDGTNNDQFPVSPANISAENSITVGATFGLQALAPFSNYGQAVHVLAPGVAIRSAIPNDLYLKLSGTSQAAPYVAGLAAELKDINPALRPVDLKKIIMATVDQRDEFQDKVSSSGIVNRDRAIVAAEKSSAMPIAQAIDEARLEVKDQVSVRKWQVSLPENFPMIGIQ
- a CDS encoding trypsin-like serine protease translates to MKRRLYLRAKSGAFSLISASLLLACGKNSSDVMTLKVSNGVEIDHSEYPSVVLLRVNGRDFCTGTFVNDSQLITAASCVFDTRVSNPNIQIVEPRVVDGQLSFYPRAQAEELVLNPNYSRWQSRGVNGQDIGIIKFPAYTAPGVRSLASLAPSIAQEVAVVGYSLLQAKGDPMEDEPGLTQLQKQFAQDYVASKLDGMLVAESNLGSGDTRSLNESMTALDIFPGKPLFVRGQLAGITSGLSYGRNAEDEVIQYQKFVDINSMESQDFLERELD